A single window of Paenibacillus sp. SYP-B4298 DNA harbors:
- a CDS encoding YifB family Mg chelatase-like AAA ATPase, giving the protein MYAKLISASVLGVNGTLIEVEVDIAGGLPQVNVVGLPDPAIRESVERVRAAIKNCGFKFPLQRITVNLAPADLRKEGTAFDLAIAAGVLIASGQVAAERCHGALMIGELALNGDIKAIPGVLPMVEQAKRCGLSRVLLAAANLEEAALIDGLELLSLHSLRELAEQIDPQELHGRSSRTRHGPARLTGAAGGQVAGGAADFADVLGQHQAKQALLTAVAGRHNLLLCGSPGTGKSMLIQRIPSIMPPLSDEEALEVTKIYSVAGKFAHGEAQLIRSRPFRAPHHTISTGGLIGGGSTPRPGEVTLAHHGVLFLDELPEFSRQVLEALRQPVEERAVTIARARATLCFPASFMLACAMNPCPCGFYGADGERQCSCSISRMASYRARLSGPLLDRIDVQLEVPRPASFLQTERGLDSAQMLERVMAAQERQLARRKRSGVSWNSELIGAALLREAKLQPPAARMLEMAYQALGLSLRAHDRLLRLGRTIADLQEQEEIGEEHIAEAIQYRCLDRNTQPL; this is encoded by the coding sequence ATGTATGCGAAGCTGATCAGCGCCAGTGTGCTTGGCGTGAACGGCACTTTAATTGAAGTGGAGGTCGACATCGCTGGCGGATTGCCGCAAGTCAATGTCGTCGGCCTCCCTGATCCCGCGATCCGCGAATCGGTCGAGCGTGTTCGCGCAGCGATCAAAAATTGCGGATTCAAGTTTCCGCTTCAGCGGATCACCGTGAACCTCGCCCCGGCCGACCTGCGCAAGGAAGGCACCGCGTTCGATCTGGCTATCGCAGCGGGCGTGCTGATTGCCAGCGGCCAGGTGGCAGCAGAGCGTTGCCACGGAGCGCTCATGATCGGTGAACTGGCCCTTAACGGCGACATCAAGGCCATCCCTGGCGTGCTGCCTATGGTCGAGCAGGCCAAGCGCTGCGGACTGAGCCGAGTGCTGCTTGCCGCAGCCAATCTGGAGGAAGCGGCCTTGATCGATGGGCTGGAGCTGTTGAGTCTGCACAGCCTCCGCGAGCTGGCGGAGCAGATTGACCCTCAAGAGCTGCACGGTCGGAGCAGTAGGACGAGGCATGGCCCTGCCCGGCTTACAGGAGCAGCAGGCGGGCAGGTGGCTGGAGGCGCTGCGGATTTCGCTGATGTGCTTGGGCAGCATCAAGCCAAGCAGGCGCTGCTGACCGCCGTTGCCGGGCGCCATAACCTGCTGCTGTGCGGCTCGCCAGGTACAGGCAAGTCGATGCTGATTCAGCGCATACCCAGCATCATGCCGCCATTGTCGGACGAGGAGGCGCTGGAGGTCACAAAAATATATAGCGTGGCCGGCAAGTTTGCTCATGGCGAGGCGCAGCTCATACGGAGCCGCCCCTTCCGCGCGCCTCACCATACGATATCTACAGGCGGCTTGATTGGCGGCGGGAGCACGCCCAGGCCAGGGGAGGTCACACTCGCCCATCATGGCGTCCTGTTTCTGGATGAGCTGCCCGAATTTTCGCGGCAGGTGCTGGAGGCGCTGCGCCAGCCGGTAGAGGAGCGCGCCGTCACGATCGCCAGAGCGAGAGCTACGCTCTGCTTCCCGGCCAGCTTCATGCTTGCCTGTGCCATGAATCCATGTCCATGCGGCTTCTACGGCGCCGATGGCGAGCGGCAATGCTCCTGCTCCATCAGCAGGATGGCCTCGTATCGCGCGCGGCTATCCGGCCCGCTGCTGGACCGGATCGATGTGCAGCTTGAAGTACCCAGGCCAGCCAGCTTCCTGCAGACAGAGCGCGGGTTGGATTCCGCGCAGATGCTGGAGCGGGTCATGGCTGCACAGGAGCGGCAGCTTGCGCGTCGCAAGCGAAGCGGCGTCAGTTGGAACAGCGAGCTGATAGGAGCCGCGCTGCTAAGAGAAGCCAAGCTGCAGCCGCCCGCTGCCCGCATGCTGGAGATGGCTTATCAGGCGTTGGGGCTTAGTCTAAGGGCGCATGATCGGCTGCTGCGGCTTGGCCGCACGATCGCTGATCTGCAGGAGCAAGAGGAGATTGGAGAGGAGCATATTGCCGAAGCGATTCAGTATCGCTGCCTCGATCGCAATACACAACCGCTATAA
- the topA gene encoding type I DNA topoisomerase encodes MADSLVIVESPAKAKTIGKYLGSKYIVKASMGHIRDLPKSQIGVEVENDFNPKYITIRGKGSVLKELKDARKKVKKVYLAADPDREGEAIAWHLAHYLELDETEECRVVFNEITKQAVKDAFKTPRKINMDLVNAQQARRILDRLVGYKISPLLWKKVKKGLSAGRVQSVAVKLIIDRENEIDEFVPEEYWSITARLRHPKGEFEAKFYKLNGEKRELSSQSDVNEVLAAMGDSPFIVQQVKEKERQRHPAPPFITSSLQQEAARKLGFRAAKTMSVAQQLYEGVELGKEGTVGLITYMRTDSTRISPIAQEEAKEFIVGKYGAEYAPEQFRIYAKKNAGAQDAHEAIRPTSVLREPETMKPYLSRDQLRLYKLVWERFIASQMESAVLDTMTVDLASGPAIFRATGSKLKFAGFMKVYVEGNDDGTAPDDEKFLPPLAENDEAQRQEIEPKQHFTQPPPRYTEARLVRSLEELGIGRPSTYAPTLETIQKRGYVAIEEKKFMPTELGDLVIQLMEEFFPEILNVEFTAHMEDDLDHVEEGTEDWVKVLASFYTSFEKRLEVAEEEMKEIEIQDEVSDELCEKCGKPLVYKMGRFGKFLACSGFPECRNTKPIIKDIGVTCPKCKEGKIIERRSKKGRIFYGCDQYPGCDYVSWDKPVSQPCPKCGSVMVEKRNRSGGKIQCTGCDHVEELPDDEAQAE; translated from the coding sequence ATGGCGGATTCACTAGTTATTGTAGAATCACCGGCCAAGGCCAAAACAATCGGCAAATATTTGGGCAGCAAATATATTGTCAAGGCCTCGATGGGTCATATCCGGGATCTGCCCAAGAGCCAGATCGGCGTTGAGGTGGAGAACGATTTTAATCCCAAATATATTACGATTCGCGGCAAAGGCAGCGTCCTGAAGGAATTGAAGGATGCCCGCAAAAAAGTGAAGAAAGTATACCTCGCGGCTGACCCCGACCGTGAAGGCGAGGCCATTGCCTGGCATCTGGCGCACTACCTGGAGCTGGATGAGACGGAGGAATGCCGTGTCGTCTTTAATGAGATTACGAAGCAGGCAGTGAAGGATGCCTTCAAAACACCGCGCAAAATTAATATGGACCTGGTGAACGCCCAGCAGGCGCGTCGAATACTCGATCGGCTGGTCGGCTACAAGATCAGTCCGCTGCTATGGAAGAAAGTGAAGAAGGGGCTGTCCGCAGGACGCGTACAATCGGTTGCCGTCAAGCTGATTATTGACCGGGAGAATGAAATCGACGAGTTTGTGCCAGAGGAATATTGGTCAATTACAGCCAGACTGCGCCATCCGAAGGGCGAGTTCGAGGCCAAATTCTACAAGCTGAATGGAGAGAAGCGCGAGCTGTCGAGCCAGAGCGATGTCAATGAGGTGCTGGCAGCGATGGGCGATTCGCCCTTCATCGTTCAGCAGGTCAAGGAGAAGGAGCGTCAGCGCCATCCTGCGCCGCCCTTCATTACCAGCTCCCTGCAGCAGGAGGCTGCGCGCAAGCTGGGGTTCCGTGCTGCCAAGACGATGTCCGTTGCCCAGCAGTTGTATGAGGGCGTGGAGCTTGGCAAAGAGGGAACGGTAGGTCTGATTACCTATATGAGAACAGACTCCACACGCATCTCCCCTATAGCGCAGGAGGAGGCGAAGGAGTTTATCGTGGGCAAATACGGCGCCGAATATGCGCCGGAGCAGTTCCGTATCTATGCGAAGAAGAACGCCGGGGCACAGGATGCGCACGAAGCGATTCGTCCGACATCAGTGCTGCGCGAGCCGGAAACGATGAAGCCTTATCTGAGCCGGGATCAGTTGCGTCTATATAAGCTGGTCTGGGAGCGATTCATAGCGAGCCAGATGGAATCTGCTGTGCTGGATACGATGACCGTCGATCTGGCGTCCGGGCCTGCCATTTTCCGTGCGACAGGCTCGAAGCTCAAATTTGCCGGTTTCATGAAAGTGTATGTTGAAGGAAATGATGACGGCACTGCTCCTGACGATGAGAAGTTTCTGCCGCCTCTGGCGGAGAATGACGAGGCGCAGCGGCAGGAGATCGAGCCGAAGCAGCATTTCACCCAGCCGCCGCCGCGTTATACCGAAGCGCGTCTTGTACGCTCGCTGGAGGAGCTTGGCATAGGACGTCCGAGCACCTATGCGCCGACGCTGGAGACGATACAGAAGCGCGGTTATGTGGCGATCGAGGAGAAAAAGTTCATGCCGACCGAGCTCGGCGACCTGGTCATTCAATTGATGGAGGAATTTTTCCCTGAAATATTGAACGTGGAGTTTACCGCCCATATGGAGGATGATCTCGACCATGTGGAAGAAGGCACTGAAGATTGGGTGAAGGTGCTGGCCTCCTTCTATACGTCCTTTGAGAAGCGGCTGGAGGTCGCCGAGGAAGAGATGAAGGAGATTGAGATTCAGGACGAGGTATCCGATGAGCTGTGCGAGAAATGCGGCAAGCCGCTCGTGTACAAGATGGGGCGCTTCGGCAAGTTTCTGGCGTGCTCCGGCTTCCCTGAATGCCGCAACACCAAGCCGATCATTAAGGATATTGGCGTTACCTGCCCGAAATGCAAGGAGGGCAAAATTATCGAGCGGCGCAGCAAGAAAGGACGTATCTTCTACGGCTGCGATCAGTATCCAGGCTGTGATTATGTTTCCTGGGACAAACCGGTCTCCCAGCCCTGCCCTAAATGCGGTAGTGTAATGGTGGAGAAGCGCAATCGCAGCGGCGGCAAGATTCAATGCACAGGCTGCGATCATGTGGAGGAACTTCCGGATGACGAGGCGCAGGCTGAATAG
- a CDS encoding FtsW/RodA/SpoVE family cell cycle protein codes for MSIRLSKRHDAVRQFLQEASRPIRSRETSLEVERELECHLEELVNELQDQGVDEQQAVRQAVARMGDPAEIGRGMGSIYRPFIDWGLLAVLGAIIAIGLWAIYSLSLVTGQRIPDDMFMRHVLTVTAGLIVMSVLWLFDYRKLRGWSLALYAMGTSILLAGLWSGIAVNGQRTYLSLGPLIDTSIVGVFLLLLALPGLKSSLGNRYSVKRQVLYFACLVFPVFLFIAGPAFLACALYLVGVTAVLWMQRRSTVAFAIGAAGLLVLAGIGIIMAGKLFYLQERVASFFPPYNNVGHGWWYARAAEAIQSAGWFGYGPPSMEHAIVWSHSESMFVYLVYSYGWLAGLAVAACAILFLGWIYRAIRYVKDPYGKMLLSVLASMLSIQYLWSIGMCMGWLPFAGFSLPLISFGTTQNLIYFTILGVILSVLRRRRLPADKSAASLFVA; via the coding sequence ATGAGCATAAGATTAAGCAAGAGGCATGATGCAGTAAGACAATTTCTTCAAGAGGCCTCCCGCCCGATTCGTTCGAGAGAGACTTCCCTGGAGGTGGAGCGCGAGCTGGAGTGCCATCTGGAGGAGCTGGTGAACGAATTGCAGGATCAAGGAGTGGACGAGCAGCAGGCCGTTCGGCAGGCGGTAGCGCGTATGGGTGATCCAGCGGAGATTGGTCGCGGAATGGGGAGCATCTATCGCCCGTTTATCGATTGGGGGCTGCTGGCTGTGCTAGGAGCGATTATTGCAATCGGTCTGTGGGCCATCTATAGCCTGAGTCTTGTTACGGGGCAACGGATTCCAGATGATATGTTCATGCGGCATGTCTTAACGGTTACTGCGGGTCTAATTGTGATGTCGGTGCTCTGGCTATTTGATTACCGAAAGCTAAGAGGCTGGTCGCTTGCGCTGTACGCGATGGGAACCAGTATACTCCTAGCAGGACTGTGGTCTGGCATCGCAGTGAACGGTCAACGAACCTATCTGTCACTTGGGCCTCTCATCGACACTTCTATAGTGGGTGTGTTTCTGCTGTTGTTGGCATTGCCAGGGCTCAAGAGTAGCCTGGGTAATCGATATAGCGTGAAGAGACAGGTGCTATACTTTGCTTGCTTGGTCTTTCCTGTGTTCCTGTTCATAGCGGGTCCGGCATTCCTGGCATGTGCGCTCTATCTGGTTGGCGTGACAGCCGTGCTCTGGATGCAGCGCCGTTCCACCGTCGCGTTTGCTATCGGTGCGGCAGGCTTGCTTGTGCTCGCTGGAATTGGAATTATCATGGCAGGAAAACTGTTTTATCTGCAAGAACGGGTGGCTTCATTTTTTCCACCATATAACAATGTAGGCCACGGCTGGTGGTATGCCCGAGCAGCGGAGGCTATTCAATCCGCAGGTTGGTTCGGCTATGGCCCGCCATCTATGGAGCATGCCATAGTATGGTCACATAGCGAGTCGATGTTCGTCTACCTGGTCTATAGCTATGGTTGGCTGGCAGGACTGGCGGTCGCTGCTTGCGCCATCTTGTTCCTGGGCTGGATCTACAGGGCGATACGTTATGTGAAAGACCCCTATGGCAAAATGCTGTTGTCCGTGCTCGCATCGATGCTCTCCATTCAATATCTGTGGTCTATCGGGATGTGTATGGGGTGGCTCCCATTCGCAGGCTTCTCCTTGCCGTTGATCAGCTTCGGCACAACTCAGAACCTGATCTATTTCACCATCCTGGGAGTGATCCTCAGCGTGCTTCGGCGGCGCAGATTGCCAGCAGACAAGTCAGCGGCTTCTTTATTTGTTGCGTAG
- the sucC gene encoding ADP-forming succinate--CoA ligase subunit beta — MNIHEYQGKEVLKQYGVVVPEGKVAFTVEEAVAAAESLGTPVVVVKAQIHAGGRGKAGGVKVAKGLDEVRTYASEILGKVLVTHQTGPEGKEVKRLLIEQGCDIKKEYYIGVVVDRGTGTVVMMGSEEGGTEIEEVAAHSPEKIFKEVIDPAVGLQGFQARRLAFNINIPKELVNKAVQFMTALYTAFVEKDCSIAEINPLVVTGDGNVMALDAKLNFDSNALYRHKDILALRDLDEEDAKEIEASKFDLSYIALDGNIGCMVNGAGLAMATMDIIKYYGGDPANFLDVGGGATTEKVTEAFKIILSDDKVKGIFVNIFGGIMRCDVIANGVVEAAKQVGLDRPLVVRLEGTNVEIGKKILNESGLNIVSADSMADGAQKIVALVK, encoded by the coding sequence ATGAATATCCATGAGTATCAAGGGAAAGAAGTCCTGAAGCAATACGGTGTCGTCGTTCCAGAGGGAAAAGTGGCGTTTACTGTCGAGGAAGCGGTAGCGGCTGCTGAAAGCTTGGGTACACCGGTTGTTGTGGTCAAAGCGCAAATTCATGCGGGTGGCCGCGGTAAGGCAGGCGGAGTTAAAGTAGCCAAAGGTTTGGACGAGGTGCGTACCTATGCGAGCGAGATTCTGGGCAAGGTGCTCGTCACGCATCAGACTGGACCAGAGGGCAAGGAAGTTAAGCGTTTGCTTATTGAGCAGGGCTGCGACATCAAGAAGGAATACTACATTGGCGTCGTAGTTGATCGCGGGACAGGAACGGTCGTTATGATGGGCTCTGAAGAGGGCGGCACAGAGATTGAGGAGGTTGCAGCGCATTCTCCGGAGAAGATCTTCAAGGAAGTGATCGATCCGGCTGTTGGCCTGCAAGGCTTCCAGGCGCGCAGACTGGCGTTCAATATCAACATTCCGAAGGAATTGGTCAATAAAGCTGTACAGTTCATGACAGCTCTTTATACAGCATTTGTAGAAAAGGATTGCTCGATCGCAGAGATCAACCCGCTCGTGGTTACTGGCGACGGCAATGTGATGGCGCTGGATGCCAAGCTGAACTTTGACTCCAATGCGCTGTATCGCCATAAGGACATCTTGGCGCTGCGCGACCTGGATGAAGAGGATGCGAAGGAAATCGAAGCATCGAAGTTCGATCTGAGCTATATCGCGCTTGACGGCAACATCGGCTGTATGGTTAACGGTGCTGGCCTTGCGATGGCGACGATGGACATTATCAAATATTACGGTGGCGACCCGGCCAACTTCCTTGATGTAGGGGGCGGTGCGACCACAGAGAAGGTTACGGAAGCCTTCAAGATTATTTTGTCTGACGACAAAGTGAAGGGTATCTTCGTCAACATCTTTGGCGGCATTATGAGATGTGATGTCATTGCTAACGGCGTTGTGGAAGCGGCTAAGCAGGTTGGACTCGATCGTCCGCTTGTTGTGCGTCTGGAAGGTACCAACGTCGAGATTGGCAAGAAGATCTTGAACGAATCCGGTCTGAATATCGTCTCCGCAGATTCGATGGCGGACGGCGCTCAGAAGATCGTTGCCCTGGTTAAATAA
- a CDS encoding ABC transporter ATP-binding protein, with the protein MHRLIVGENIVKSYGAGDERRQVLDGVSVAIDRGEFVSVMGPSGSGKSTLLFCLSGMDGVDGGKITFEGKDISALQDNELADMRRMKMGMIFQQPTLLKHLNVLDNIILPSMKGNSKNTAAIMSKARSLMNRTGIAELESREITQASGGQLQRAGICRALMNDPSIIFADEPTGALNSKATQEMMNLLSEIHASGTAIMLVTHDAHVAARAERVLFMRDGAIAGELTLPAFSGTDDPTRLSKVTEKMREIGI; encoded by the coding sequence ATGCACAGGTTAATCGTTGGCGAGAACATCGTCAAATCCTATGGAGCAGGCGATGAGCGGCGGCAGGTGCTGGACGGCGTATCGGTAGCTATAGACCGGGGGGAATTTGTGTCGGTGATGGGACCATCAGGCTCGGGTAAATCAACCCTGCTGTTTTGCCTTAGCGGTATGGACGGAGTGGACGGAGGCAAGATCACATTTGAAGGGAAGGACATCTCAGCCCTTCAGGACAATGAACTGGCAGATATGCGCAGGATGAAGATGGGGATGATCTTTCAGCAGCCGACGCTGCTGAAGCATCTGAATGTGCTGGATAACATTATTCTTCCTTCCATGAAAGGCAACTCCAAAAATACAGCAGCGATTATGAGCAAGGCTAGATCATTAATGAACAGGACAGGCATCGCCGAATTGGAGAGCCGGGAGATTACGCAGGCTTCGGGCGGGCAGCTCCAGCGTGCCGGAATATGCCGGGCGCTCATGAATGATCCAAGCATTATTTTTGCCGATGAGCCGACAGGTGCGCTGAATTCCAAGGCGACGCAGGAGATGATGAATCTACTGTCCGAAATTCATGCCAGCGGCACCGCGATTATGCTCGTAACCCATGACGCCCATGTCGCTGCACGGGCAGAGAGAGTGCTGTTCATGCGTGATGGAGCTATAGCCGGCGAGCTGACGCTTCCCGCGTTCAGTGGAACAGATGACCCGACACGGCTAAGCAAGGTCACGGAGAAAATGCGGGAAATCGGTATATAG
- the dprA gene encoding DNA-processing protein DprA: protein MKKQQQHKRAMLIALHETAGIAWHTIDKVMRAVGERLHLADTFSDRDWQEAGLAPKQRAALLAGLNDGSLLAAESRYKQLGAEIVTREDPDYPSLLLQTARAPWVLYTLGRRELLSRPSIAVVGARVPTAYGRHVSATLSGQLASVGFTVVSGMAKGIDRFAHEGALAAASGPSTIAVLGTPIHEIYPPEHRQLFRKIAEQGLLVSEYPLGTRLHPGLFPQRNRIIAGLTLGTLVVEAAEHSGSLITAAYAQEMNRELFAVPGQIHSPRSKGTNRLIKETGAKLVMGAEDIVEEFRFREDIVMRLQSAAPPYSEGGQEQPNLSAEEEKILAIIQDKSSTIDELLERSGMTFGLLHAVLINLTIKQCIEQHAGAIYRAL, encoded by the coding sequence ATGAAGAAGCAACAACAACACAAACGCGCCATGCTGATTGCGCTGCATGAGACCGCTGGCATAGCTTGGCATACCATCGACAAGGTGATGCGCGCTGTCGGGGAGCGGCTGCATCTGGCTGACACGTTCAGCGACAGAGATTGGCAGGAGGCAGGTCTTGCCCCTAAGCAACGGGCAGCCCTGCTGGCGGGGCTGAATGATGGCAGCCTGCTTGCTGCCGAGAGCCGCTATAAGCAGTTGGGAGCAGAGATTGTAACCCGGGAAGACCCAGACTACCCGAGCTTGCTTTTGCAGACCGCAAGAGCGCCCTGGGTGCTCTACACGCTTGGCAGGCGGGAGCTGCTGAGCCGACCGTCGATCGCAGTGGTCGGAGCGCGGGTGCCGACTGCCTACGGCAGACATGTCAGTGCAACTTTGTCTGGACAATTGGCATCGGTTGGGTTTACAGTGGTAAGCGGTATGGCCAAGGGAATCGATCGCTTTGCCCATGAAGGAGCATTGGCGGCTGCGTCCGGCCCATCGACGATCGCTGTGCTGGGAACGCCGATCCATGAGATTTATCCACCCGAGCACCGACAGCTATTCCGCAAGATTGCCGAGCAGGGGCTGCTCGTCAGCGAGTATCCACTGGGGACGCGGCTGCATCCTGGGCTGTTCCCGCAGCGCAACCGGATTATTGCGGGCTTGACGCTGGGGACACTGGTCGTGGAAGCGGCGGAGCATAGCGGCTCGCTCATCACGGCGGCGTATGCGCAGGAGATGAACCGGGAGCTGTTCGCAGTGCCAGGGCAGATACATTCGCCACGGAGCAAGGGGACGAATCGGTTGATCAAGGAGACAGGCGCCAAGCTGGTGATGGGAGCAGAAGATATCGTGGAGGAGTTCCGGTTCAGAGAGGATATAGTAATGCGTCTCCAATCTGCGGCTCCTCCCTACTCTGAAGGCGGACAGGAGCAGCCTAATCTGTCGGCTGAAGAAGAGAAAATTTTGGCCATAATACAAGATAAATCCAGTACAATAGATGAGCTGCTGGAACGCTCGGGTATGACATTTGGACTTTTGCACGCAGTTCTGATAAATTTAACTATAAAACAATGCATTGAACAGCATGCAGGTGCCATATACCGTGCCTTGTAA
- the sucD gene encoding succinate--CoA ligase subunit alpha, whose translation MSILVSKDTKVITQGITGKTALFHAKGALDYGTQMVGGTSPGKGGTTVEITLENGQVVSLPVFNTVEEAKAATGATATVIYVPPAFAADAIMEAVDAEFELAICITEGIPVLDMVKVKRYMEGKKTRLIGPNCPGVITPDECKIGIMPGYIHKKGHVGVVSRSGTLTYEAVHQLSTRGIGQSSAIGIGGDPVKGSEFIDILHLFNEDPDTYAVIMIGEIGGTAEEEAAEWIKANMKKPVVGFIGGATAPPGKRMGHAGAIISGGKGTAAEKIETLEACGIKVAPTPSDMGSTLVSVLEEQGLLEKCITHQV comes from the coding sequence ATGAGCATTTTGGTAAGCAAAGATACGAAAGTCATTACGCAAGGCATTACAGGCAAAACCGCCTTGTTCCATGCTAAGGGCGCATTGGATTACGGTACGCAAATGGTCGGCGGAACTTCGCCGGGCAAGGGCGGCACCACCGTTGAGATTACACTGGAGAACGGACAGGTCGTTTCCCTGCCCGTATTTAATACGGTTGAGGAAGCTAAGGCTGCAACGGGAGCAACTGCAACAGTTATCTACGTTCCGCCTGCTTTCGCTGCGGATGCGATCATGGAAGCGGTAGACGCCGAGTTCGAACTGGCCATCTGTATTACCGAGGGAATCCCGGTACTGGACATGGTTAAGGTGAAGCGCTACATGGAAGGCAAGAAGACTCGCCTGATCGGGCCGAACTGTCCAGGCGTCATTACGCCTGACGAGTGCAAAATTGGCATCATGCCGGGCTACATTCACAAGAAGGGTCATGTGGGCGTTGTTTCCCGCAGCGGAACGCTTACCTATGAAGCGGTTCACCAGCTCTCGACGCGCGGCATTGGCCAATCCTCCGCCATCGGCATCGGCGGGGACCCTGTGAAGGGCTCTGAGTTTATTGACATCCTTCATCTGTTCAACGAAGACCCGGACACGTATGCTGTCATTATGATTGGCGAGATCGGCGGTACGGCGGAAGAAGAAGCGGCTGAATGGATCAAGGCCAACATGAAGAAGCCGGTTGTCGGCTTTATCGGCGGCGCAACAGCGCCTCCAGGCAAGCGTATGGGCCATGCTGGCGCGATTATCTCTGGCGGCAAGGGTACTGCGGCAGAGAAGATCGAAACGCTTGAGGCATGCGGCATCAAGGTTGCCCCGACACCATCTGACATGGGCTCGACGCTCGTGTCTGTACTGGAGGAGCAAGGCCTGCTGGAGAAATGCATTACGCATCAGGTGTAA
- a CDS encoding PadR family transcriptional regulator, which produces MKVNKELLKGSTVILILSMLERKEMYGYELTRELEQRSEGIFALKEGTLYPILHTLEAEDWVEAYWQETDGRKRKYYRLTGAGKRTLTDKKQEWQVYRTAVERVIGEGWA; this is translated from the coding sequence ATGAAAGTGAACAAGGAGTTGTTAAAGGGAAGTACGGTCATCTTGATCTTATCGATGCTGGAGCGCAAGGAGATGTATGGCTACGAGCTGACAAGGGAGCTGGAGCAGCGTTCGGAGGGGATCTTCGCCTTGAAGGAGGGGACGCTCTATCCGATTCTTCATACACTGGAGGCGGAGGACTGGGTCGAAGCATACTGGCAGGAGACCGATGGTCGCAAACGCAAATATTATCGGTTGACCGGCGCAGGCAAGCGGACGCTTACTGATAAGAAGCAGGAATGGCAGGTCTATAGAACGGCAGTAGAACGGGTGATCGGGGAGGGATGGGCATGA